A window of Marinobacter salarius contains these coding sequences:
- a CDS encoding FAD binding domain-containing protein — protein MSDPLSELNPVTERRAIRVLRPDSPSEAVSLARRFKVPYMAGGTWLQPTHERDQCWPEKLVALNAAWPAFRGLEDDSRGLTVGALTSLSEMARHPLVREYLPPLALFLNRVAGPGVRALGTVGGNLAVGGDLSALAMALDVRVDVLNRTGERTLPLSRWLRERASDDLLRGFTIPDCRGWRISLEKLGYRERFSPTRATLVCVHDGDRVRLAVCGEGGLLRLVAPETFVNDRADLASGDVGAVIDRELAAHGWQDAHLRMALRRMTTGLLSEVALGT, from the coding sequence ATGTCAGACCCTCTATCCGAACTGAACCCGGTGACCGAAAGGCGAGCGATTCGGGTTCTACGCCCCGATTCTCCCAGTGAAGCAGTCAGTCTGGCCCGGCGATTCAAGGTGCCATACATGGCGGGCGGGACATGGCTTCAGCCGACCCATGAGCGGGATCAGTGCTGGCCGGAAAAACTGGTGGCCCTGAATGCTGCCTGGCCTGCTTTCCGGGGGCTGGAAGATGATTCACGGGGGCTCACCGTGGGTGCGCTGACGTCTTTGTCGGAGATGGCTCGGCATCCTCTGGTCCGAGAATATCTGCCTCCGCTGGCCTTGTTTCTGAATCGGGTGGCAGGGCCGGGTGTCCGGGCCCTGGGAACCGTTGGCGGCAATCTGGCTGTGGGTGGAGATCTGTCTGCCCTGGCCATGGCGCTTGATGTTCGGGTGGACGTCCTCAACCGCACCGGAGAGCGGACACTGCCACTTTCCCGGTGGTTGAGGGAGCGGGCATCGGACGATCTGTTGCGTGGCTTTACGATTCCGGATTGCAGGGGTTGGCGGATCTCGCTGGAAAAACTCGGCTATCGGGAAAGGTTCAGTCCGACTCGCGCTACTCTGGTTTGTGTTCATGATGGTGATCGGGTGCGCCTTGCGGTGTGTGGCGAGGGCGGCCTGCTTCGCCTGGTGGCGCCGGAAACGTTTGTTAATGATCGGGCTGATCTGGCATCGGGTGATGTCGGGGCGGTGATCGACCGCGAATTGGCTGCTCATGGTTGGCAGGACGCCCATCTGCGGATGGCGTTGCGACGAATGACAACGGGGCTTCTGTCGGAGGTGGCTCTTGGAACTTAA
- a CDS encoding xanthine dehydrogenase family protein molybdopterin-binding subunit — MELKPQPGMAETSVLERIEGRFGYATDQQHLPGLLHGAILRSRHAHARLLRVDTSRARLMSGVRAVVTAADVPGLNRLGIVVRDQPVLCEDRVRYEGDAIAAVAADTVEQARAALEVIDVDYAPLAVVDQAETAEQMSPLHGESNLLAREAFERGDTDAAFARCAVIVEHHYQTPRQMHAFMETEGGVAIPDNNGGVIFRVGCQSGHRDAEQLADILGLKPSQVTVEATPTGGAFGGKDELTIQPAAGILALQTGSPVLIHLDRFESCRTGIKRHPVSMIMTTGCDRQGRILAHRVDALLDTGAYASLGPAVLENFLDHATAPLYRIEAYSVSGRLVYTNNGVSGAFRGFGGNQATFAVESQLDALAEKLAMCPLALRRINLRTVDEPGSRGQVVRWSAPPTDVLAEAGASPLWAPAVSDARRRWLTGTGMAMGAQGNGLGDGLPDRGGGRVSLSAEGRIRLEFGFSDYGQNLAEAITCLVCETLGCVAGDIDVVLGNSRGPDSGPTSASRSSVLIHGVLADILPRWKDRVRDQAAVLTGLPCDQLYSGPGGLFAGGRQVLSYRELAEKGQPEQTRVDASQAFPVAPEGNQLVGRYLQLQIATVARVAVDRLTGRVRVTDLHHITAAGRVIYPPGYLGQIEGAAIMGLGMALSEDMPTRQGRYLADNLDQYIIPTLQDVPDQRVDVLDNTPTTDRFPVRGVGELGIEAVAPAICSAIEAATGIRVRHLPVDAGYLLAELCAQEETCS; from the coding sequence TTGGAACTTAAACCCCAACCCGGTATGGCGGAAACCAGTGTTCTTGAACGTATAGAGGGGCGGTTTGGCTACGCCACGGATCAGCAGCACCTTCCCGGTTTATTGCACGGGGCCATCTTGCGCAGTCGGCATGCGCACGCCCGTTTGCTGCGGGTAGATACCTCCCGGGCCCGATTGATGTCCGGCGTCAGAGCGGTGGTGACGGCAGCAGATGTGCCGGGCCTCAACCGCCTTGGCATTGTTGTGCGTGATCAGCCTGTGTTGTGTGAAGACCGCGTCCGCTATGAGGGCGATGCCATTGCGGCGGTGGCCGCCGATACGGTGGAGCAGGCCCGGGCGGCGTTGGAGGTGATTGATGTCGACTACGCGCCCCTGGCGGTCGTCGATCAGGCTGAAACGGCAGAACAGATGTCGCCCCTGCATGGCGAGAGCAACCTTCTGGCCCGGGAGGCCTTTGAGCGGGGCGATACCGACGCAGCCTTTGCCCGATGTGCCGTGATCGTGGAGCATCACTACCAGACGCCCCGGCAAATGCACGCTTTCATGGAGACCGAGGGCGGTGTGGCCATTCCGGATAACAACGGTGGTGTGATCTTTCGGGTCGGTTGTCAGTCAGGCCACCGTGATGCCGAACAGCTGGCCGACATTCTCGGACTCAAACCCTCTCAGGTGACGGTGGAGGCAACCCCGACGGGGGGCGCATTTGGTGGTAAGGATGAGCTGACCATTCAGCCGGCGGCCGGCATCCTGGCCTTACAGACCGGTTCCCCGGTTCTGATTCATCTGGATCGTTTCGAGTCCTGTCGCACCGGAATCAAGAGACACCCTGTGTCGATGATCATGACCACCGGGTGTGACCGCCAGGGCCGGATTCTGGCCCACCGTGTCGACGCGCTGCTCGATACCGGTGCCTACGCAAGCCTGGGGCCGGCGGTGCTGGAAAACTTCCTGGATCATGCCACGGCGCCCCTGTACCGGATCGAGGCGTATTCGGTTTCCGGACGGTTGGTTTACACTAACAATGGCGTTTCCGGAGCCTTTCGGGGGTTTGGCGGAAATCAGGCAACGTTTGCCGTGGAATCACAACTCGACGCCCTGGCCGAAAAGCTGGCTATGTGCCCGTTGGCGCTTCGCAGAATCAATCTGCGCACGGTTGATGAACCCGGCAGCCGGGGCCAGGTGGTGCGCTGGAGTGCACCGCCGACCGATGTTCTGGCCGAGGCTGGCGCCTCACCCCTCTGGGCGCCCGCGGTTTCGGATGCCCGTAGGCGTTGGCTGACCGGTACCGGCATGGCGATGGGGGCTCAGGGTAACGGACTTGGCGACGGCTTGCCCGACAGAGGCGGCGGTCGGGTGAGTTTGAGCGCTGAAGGCCGGATCCGCCTGGAATTTGGCTTCTCCGACTATGGCCAGAACCTTGCCGAAGCGATCACCTGCCTCGTTTGTGAGACCCTGGGTTGCGTGGCCGGCGATATCGACGTGGTGCTGGGGAACTCGCGGGGGCCGGATTCCGGTCCCACCAGTGCTTCACGCAGCTCTGTTCTGATTCATGGTGTTCTGGCCGACATTCTCCCCCGCTGGAAAGACCGCGTGCGGGATCAGGCTGCAGTGCTGACCGGCCTGCCTTGTGATCAACTGTACAGCGGCCCGGGAGGCTTGTTCGCCGGGGGGCGCCAGGTGCTGAGCTACAGGGAACTGGCTGAAAAAGGGCAACCTGAACAGACTCGGGTTGATGCCAGTCAGGCCTTTCCTGTTGCTCCGGAAGGAAATCAACTCGTGGGTCGTTACCTTCAGTTGCAGATTGCGACGGTGGCCAGGGTTGCCGTAGACCGCCTGACCGGTCGGGTCCGGGTGACTGATCTTCACCACATAACCGCGGCGGGCCGTGTTATCTATCCTCCCGGCTATCTCGGCCAGATTGAGGGAGCAGCCATCATGGGGCTGGGCATGGCGCTCAGCGAGGACATGCCGACCCGGCAAGGACGCTACCTGGCTGACAATCTGGACCAGTACATAATCCCCACCCTGCAGGATGTGCCTGACCAACGTGTGGATGTTCTGGATAACACACCGACGACTGATCGCTTTCCGGTTCGAGGAGTTGGAGAACTGGGTATTGAGGCGGTGGCGCCGGCCATCTGCTCGGCGATTGAGGCGGCCACCGGTATCCGGGTCCGGCACCTTCCGGTGGATGCCGGATACCTGTTGGCCGAGCTTTGTGCCCAAGAGGAAACCTGTTCATGA
- the alc gene encoding allantoicase, with translation MTDAVVAPVVDGPEFTRLGLNLADRSLGAEVTRVTDEFFAPRDRMLNPAQPVFYPDRYDDHGKWMDGWETRRRRTTGHDWCIVRLAMPGVLMGVDFDTSFFTGNFPPAASLEACFSPDGDPDEHAGWQVLVPATGLSGNDHRFCAIESGQPWTHLRMHIYPDGGLARLRVYGKPFCDWEIMLAAGESRNLLALEHGADQVAWSDAHYGEPRKLLRPGRGLNMGDGWETRRRREPGNDWCILALGHKGVAERIEVDTAHFKGNFPAACSIQAACVEDGASTAQSLITQSMFWPTLMDQQPLTADRIHQFQALEDLGPITHIRFNSIPDGGVSRVRLCGTPVS, from the coding sequence ATGACCGATGCAGTTGTGGCCCCTGTTGTGGATGGGCCGGAGTTTACCCGCTTGGGCCTGAATCTGGCAGATCGCAGTCTGGGAGCGGAAGTGACCCGGGTGACGGATGAGTTTTTTGCACCCAGGGATCGCATGCTGAACCCGGCACAGCCTGTATTCTATCCCGACCGCTACGACGACCATGGCAAGTGGATGGACGGCTGGGAAACACGTCGCCGAAGGACAACCGGCCACGACTGGTGCATCGTGCGTCTGGCCATGCCGGGCGTTCTGATGGGCGTTGATTTTGATACCAGCTTTTTTACCGGAAACTTTCCTCCGGCGGCCTCTCTGGAAGCCTGTTTCAGTCCGGACGGCGATCCGGATGAACACGCAGGCTGGCAAGTTTTGGTGCCCGCTACCGGGCTGAGCGGTAATGATCACCGGTTTTGCGCCATTGAATCCGGTCAGCCATGGACGCACCTGCGCATGCATATCTATCCGGATGGCGGACTGGCGCGCCTGCGAGTCTATGGCAAACCCTTCTGTGACTGGGAAATAATGCTGGCGGCCGGTGAGAGCCGAAATCTTCTGGCACTGGAACATGGCGCAGATCAGGTGGCCTGGAGCGACGCCCACTACGGCGAGCCGCGCAAATTACTGAGACCGGGACGAGGCCTTAATATGGGCGATGGCTGGGAAACCCGCCGGCGGCGCGAACCCGGTAACGACTGGTGCATTCTGGCCCTTGGTCACAAGGGGGTTGCTGAACGCATAGAGGTGGATACAGCGCATTTTAAAGGCAACTTTCCGGCCGCCTGCTCCATTCAGGCGGCCTGCGTGGAGGATGGAGCCAGCACGGCACAGTCTCTGATTACCCAAAGCATGTTCTGGCCGACCTTGATGGATCAGCAGCCGTTGACGGCTGACCGTATCCATCAGTTCCAGGCGCTGGAGGACCTCGGGCCGATTACCCACATCCGGTTCAATAGCATTCCTGACGGTGGCGTCAGCCGCGTTCGCCTGTGCGGAACACCCGTGTCATGA
- the puuE gene encoding allantoinase PuuE produces the protein MKKCVSYPRDMRGYGEHPPHAQWPGNARVAVQFVLNYEEGGENCVLHGDEHSETFLSDIIGAVAYQDRHMSMESLYEYGSRAGVWRILKEFRKRELPLTVFGVTMALARHPDVVQAFLDDGHEIACHGQRWIHYQDMSESEERRYLERAIEQHAELTGEPPLGWYTGRDSPNTRRLVVEQGGLEYDSDYYGDDLPFWTTVETSTGEQKPHLVVPYTLEANDMRFCSPQGFNSGEQFFQYLKDSFDVLYEEGAEAPKMMSVGLHCRVVGRPGRFRALQRFLDYIQQQDRVWVCRRIDIARHWKQVHPYQPD, from the coding sequence ATGAAAAAATGTGTTTCATATCCAAGGGATATGCGGGGCTATGGTGAACACCCTCCTCATGCCCAGTGGCCCGGAAATGCCCGGGTTGCGGTCCAGTTTGTACTGAATTACGAAGAGGGTGGGGAAAACTGTGTGCTTCACGGTGATGAGCACTCAGAAACCTTTCTCTCTGACATCATTGGCGCGGTTGCCTACCAGGACCGGCACATGAGTATGGAATCCCTCTATGAGTACGGATCCCGTGCCGGTGTCTGGCGTATTCTGAAAGAATTCCGGAAGCGGGAACTGCCGTTGACTGTTTTCGGGGTCACCATGGCGTTGGCCCGTCATCCGGATGTTGTTCAGGCGTTCCTGGACGACGGCCATGAAATTGCCTGCCACGGTCAGCGCTGGATCCATTACCAGGACATGAGCGAATCGGAAGAGCGCCGGTACCTCGAACGGGCAATCGAGCAGCATGCCGAACTCACCGGAGAGCCTCCTCTGGGCTGGTATACCGGTCGGGACAGCCCGAATACCCGTCGACTTGTCGTGGAGCAGGGCGGCCTGGAATACGACAGCGACTACTACGGTGATGACCTGCCATTCTGGACCACCGTCGAGACCAGCACGGGCGAACAGAAGCCCCATCTCGTGGTGCCCTATACGCTGGAGGCGAACGACATGCGTTTTTGTTCACCCCAGGGGTTTAATTCCGGAGAGCAGTTCTTCCAGTACCTGAAAGACAGCTTTGACGTGCTTTATGAGGAAGGTGCGGAGGCTCCGAAAATGATGTCTGTTGGCCTGCATTGTCGGGTTGTCGGGCGTCCGGGCCGGTTCCGTGCGTTGCAGCGATTCCTTGATTATATCCAGCAACAGGACCGGGTCTGGGTATGCCGGCGTATCGATATCGCCCGCCACTGGAAGCAAGTGCACCCTTACCAACCCGATTGA
- a CDS encoding (2Fe-2S)-binding protein, whose amino-acid sequence MTRQTQPEPCAPEHVTFELNGDVISQWVSPATTLLDILRGSGRITSARAGCRIGRCGACTVLLNGQAVPGCLVMAWQVSGCTVETAEGLAEASDFAQVRDALATESALQCGYCTPGVAVSLVSGLRQQQNGDVVDLEEAVAGNLCRCTGYGGLKRAIAVLTETSSET is encoded by the coding sequence ATGACCAGACAGACTCAGCCGGAACCCTGCGCGCCGGAACACGTGACGTTTGAACTGAACGGCGACGTTATTTCACAGTGGGTATCGCCGGCAACCACGTTGCTGGACATCCTGAGGGGCTCCGGGCGGATCACCTCTGCCCGGGCCGGTTGCCGTATCGGCCGGTGCGGGGCCTGCACGGTGTTGTTGAACGGTCAGGCGGTTCCCGGGTGTCTGGTGATGGCCTGGCAGGTCTCGGGATGCACGGTGGAAACGGCTGAAGGTTTGGCCGAAGCCTCTGATTTTGCTCAGGTAAGAGACGCCCTGGCGACCGAAAGCGCGTTGCAGTGTGGCTATTGTACGCCGGGTGTCGCGGTATCGCTGGTTTCAGGTTTGCGTCAGCAGCAGAACGGTGATGTCGTTGATCTTGAAGAGGCGGTGGCCGGCAACCTATGCCGATGCACCGGATACGGTGGTCTGAAACGTGCCATTGCTGTGCTCACAGAGACGAGTTCTGAAACCTAG
- a CDS encoding outer membrane protein OmpK, with amino-acid sequence MKAFSKILIAGCVAAASFAPAAQAEKFFGSSSISILHSDQYQGVQFDAGGNGGFEYEATYFTFENATAHNWGSTFFFIDRDQGQGDVEGSDNVYGEFAPTLSTSWLTGADMSFGPVKDVTLGAQYEFGGSTQVNNYMGGLGLAWDLPGFMYFNTSVYYVDNDQVSDDYQLTVTWGAPLEMGSALFLIDGYIDWSTAESDHKSEFQFVPQIKLDVSNFWGAPGVLYAGVEYQYWNNKYGLGDTLIDDQSSVSALVKFHF; translated from the coding sequence ATGAAAGCATTTAGTAAAATACTGATCGCCGGCTGTGTGGCCGCAGCGTCTTTTGCCCCAGCAGCCCAGGCGGAGAAATTCTTCGGCTCATCGAGCATCTCCATTCTGCACAGTGACCAGTACCAGGGTGTTCAGTTCGACGCCGGCGGTAACGGCGGCTTTGAATACGAAGCCACCTATTTCACCTTCGAGAACGCGACGGCTCACAACTGGGGAAGCACCTTCTTCTTCATCGACCGTGATCAGGGACAGGGCGATGTTGAAGGCTCTGACAATGTGTACGGCGAATTTGCGCCCACCCTGAGCACAAGCTGGTTAACCGGTGCTGACATGAGCTTTGGTCCGGTCAAGGACGTCACTTTGGGCGCTCAATACGAATTCGGCGGAAGCACGCAGGTCAACAACTACATGGGTGGTTTGGGGCTGGCCTGGGATCTGCCTGGCTTCATGTATTTCAACACCTCCGTTTACTACGTCGATAACGATCAGGTCAGTGATGATTATCAGTTGACCGTTACCTGGGGTGCTCCGTTAGAGATGGGTTCGGCCCTCTTTCTGATTGACGGCTACATTGACTGGTCCACAGCAGAATCTGACCACAAGTCGGAATTTCAGTTCGTGCCTCAGATCAAGCTGGATGTGAGTAACTTCTGGGGAGCTCCGGGGGTTCTCTACGCTGGTGTTGAATACCAGTACTGGAACAACAAGTACGGTCTTGGCGATACGCTGATCGATGATCAGAGCTCCGTCAGTGCACTGGTGAAATTTCACTTTTGA
- a CDS encoding ureidoglycolate lyase: MKQFRRLVAEPLTREAFAPFGDVIDTDGAESFPINQGRTERFHALSTVALSGATDRGILSIFRGQPLVPLELDLMERHPLGSQSFIPMNNVDFLAVVALPGDFDETAVRVFLVKGHQGVTYHAGTWHAPLLPLKADADYLVVDRKGPGQNCDEINLQQVIRPILAAV, encoded by the coding sequence ATGAAACAGTTCCGACGTCTTGTTGCCGAGCCTTTGACCCGCGAAGCTTTCGCTCCGTTCGGAGATGTGATTGATACCGATGGTGCCGAGTCTTTTCCCATTAACCAGGGGCGTACCGAGCGTTTTCATGCCTTGTCCACTGTGGCTCTATCGGGTGCTACAGATCGGGGCATTCTTTCGATTTTTCGTGGCCAGCCTCTTGTTCCTCTCGAACTAGATCTGATGGAACGTCACCCGTTGGGGAGTCAGTCATTCATACCCATGAACAACGTCGACTTTCTGGCAGTCGTTGCACTGCCAGGTGATTTCGACGAAACCGCCGTCCGGGTATTTCTGGTCAAAGGCCATCAAGGCGTCACATACCACGCCGGCACATGGCACGCACCGTTGCTACCTCTGAAAGCCGATGCCGATTATCTGGTGGTTGACCGTAAGGGGCCGGGTCAGAATTGTGATGAGATCAACCTGCAGCAAGTCATCAGACCCATTCTGGCTGCTGTTTAG
- a CDS encoding TetR/AcrR family transcriptional regulator: protein MTNISVAESSVAVKKDSKGKNRTYRPGRIRERNRERILIAAEEEFALNGYKGTTIQNIAERAGLPKSNVLYYFSNKKRMYGAMFDDILARWNKVFTEISPQDDPSEALATFIRNKVEMSRKYPLASRLFAMEIIQGAPFLLEHLRTNMREWVRGRAEVIQSWIDDGRMAPVDPVQLIFLIWSSTQHYADFQVQILMVENKAEYEKRDFDHAADFLTGVILRGCGLESPR from the coding sequence ATGACCAACATTTCTGTTGCAGAAAGCTCCGTTGCCGTAAAAAAAGACAGCAAAGGAAAGAACCGGACGTATCGCCCGGGAAGGATACGGGAGCGTAACCGGGAAAGAATACTGATTGCCGCCGAGGAAGAGTTCGCTCTGAACGGCTACAAAGGTACGACGATCCAGAATATCGCCGAGCGGGCCGGGCTGCCAAAGTCCAACGTACTGTACTACTTCAGCAACAAGAAGCGCATGTACGGGGCTATGTTTGACGACATTCTCGCGCGCTGGAACAAGGTGTTCACGGAGATCAGTCCGCAAGACGACCCGTCGGAAGCCCTGGCGACGTTTATCCGGAACAAGGTGGAGATGTCCCGCAAGTACCCGCTGGCGTCCCGATTGTTTGCCATGGAAATTATCCAGGGTGCACCGTTCCTGCTTGAGCACCTGCGCACGAATATGCGCGAGTGGGTCCGGGGCCGGGCGGAGGTTATCCAGTCCTGGATCGACGACGGGCGCATGGCTCCGGTCGACCCAGTGCAGCTGATTTTTCTGATCTGGTCTTCAACCCAACATTACGCCGACTTCCAGGTGCAGATCCTGATGGTGGAAAACAAAGCCGAATACGAGAAGCGCGACTTCGACCATGCGGCGGATTTTCTGACCGGTGTGATCCTCCGGGGGTGTGGTCTTGAGAGTCCGAGATGA
- a CDS encoding ABC transporter permease translates to MPEMELLTNVLAATVVAGTPLLLVALGELICERSGVLNLGQEGMMLMGAVAGFVAALTSGSLVVGVAAAILAGIGMSLLFAFMAVSLAANQYAAGLALTIFGTGLSAFLGAGFVGQSIDGFTRVAIPFLSDIPVLGRVLFDQDPLVYLSLMAFAGVAIFLRQTRGGLLLRAVGEDPEAANANGLNVLVLRYLAVAFGGGMAGLAGAYLSLAYTPLWTENMTAGRGWIALALVVFATWRPERVVLGAYLFGAASILHLVLQGLGWKSSTELLAMLPYVVTILMLVLLSWNPGRTRLNTPLSLGQPYRPGR, encoded by the coding sequence ATGCCTGAAATGGAACTGCTGACGAACGTGCTGGCTGCCACTGTTGTTGCGGGTACTCCGCTGCTGCTGGTGGCGCTTGGTGAGCTGATCTGCGAGCGCTCCGGGGTCCTGAACCTTGGGCAGGAAGGCATGATGCTGATGGGGGCCGTCGCGGGGTTTGTAGCGGCACTGACCAGTGGCAGCCTGGTGGTGGGTGTGGCCGCTGCGATACTGGCCGGGATCGGCATGTCGTTGTTGTTCGCGTTTATGGCGGTGTCCCTGGCTGCAAACCAGTACGCTGCAGGATTGGCACTGACCATTTTCGGGACCGGCTTAAGTGCCTTCCTCGGAGCAGGCTTTGTGGGACAATCCATCGATGGCTTCACGCGTGTCGCAATTCCCTTCCTGAGCGATATCCCGGTGCTGGGGCGTGTTCTGTTTGATCAGGATCCATTAGTGTACCTGTCCCTGATGGCCTTTGCCGGTGTGGCCATTTTCCTCCGTCAAACCCGTGGTGGCCTGTTGTTGCGCGCGGTTGGGGAAGACCCGGAAGCGGCCAACGCCAACGGCCTGAACGTGTTGGTTTTACGGTATCTCGCGGTGGCGTTCGGCGGCGGCATGGCCGGCTTGGCTGGTGCGTACCTGTCACTTGCCTATACCCCACTCTGGACCGAGAACATGACGGCCGGGCGGGGCTGGATAGCCCTGGCGCTGGTCGTTTTCGCTACCTGGCGCCCTGAGCGGGTAGTTCTCGGCGCCTACCTGTTCGGGGCAGCCAGTATTCTGCACCTGGTTCTACAGGGTCTTGGTTGGAAGAGCTCCACGGAACTGCTGGCGATGTTGCCCTACGTCGTCACTATTCTGATGCTGGTTCTGTTGTCCTGGAATCCTGGCCGAACCCGATTGAATACCCCCCTTTCCCTAGGCCAGCCCTATCGGCCGGGACGCTAA